Proteins encoded by one window of Synechococcus sp. MVIR-18-1:
- the hemJ gene encoding protoporphyrinogen oxidase HemJ, whose translation MTLTLPPEAYLWFKTLHIVGVVVWFAGLFYLVRLFIYHVEAEEEESPVREAFKAQYAVMERRLANIITTPGLILTVTMAAGLLIAQPSWLQQGWMHAKLGFVGLLVAYHVFCYRLMGQLQAGSCQWSGRQLRALNELPTLLLVLVVMLVVFKTQFPTGAATWLTVGLVVFMAGTIQFYARWRRLREAALAQESVPDA comes from the coding sequence ATGACACTGACGCTTCCACCTGAGGCTTACCTGTGGTTCAAGACCCTTCACATCGTTGGGGTGGTGGTCTGGTTTGCCGGTCTGTTTTATCTCGTCAGGCTGTTCATTTATCACGTGGAAGCAGAGGAGGAGGAATCGCCTGTACGCGAAGCCTTCAAAGCGCAGTACGCCGTGATGGAACGGCGACTCGCCAACATCATCACCACACCTGGACTGATCCTTACCGTCACGATGGCTGCAGGGCTGTTGATTGCCCAGCCGTCCTGGCTTCAGCAAGGTTGGATGCACGCAAAGCTCGGGTTTGTGGGCTTGTTAGTGGCGTATCACGTGTTCTGCTATCGACTCATGGGCCAACTTCAGGCTGGGAGCTGCCAATGGAGCGGACGGCAACTCCGTGCCCTCAATGAACTTCCCACCCTGTTGCTCGTTCTCGTGGTGATGCTGGTGGTGTTCAAGACCCAGTTCCCAACTGGGGCGGCAACCTGGTTAACCGTCGGACTGGTGGTGTTCATGGCAGGAACCATTCAGTTTTATGCCCGCTGGCGTCGTCTTCGTGAAGCAGCTCTTGCGCAGGAGTCGGTCCCAGATGCATGA
- a CDS encoding cryptochrome/photolyase family protein, producing the protein MDITLVFPHQLFEHHPGIRANRSIALIADGLILGGDPQWPLTIHPRKLELHQQSMLAYQKRLESKGHSVLTLTPNKQQQTSDLLNQLIDSGYQTFYLADPVDDLLTKRVRKTLQQRSCVVEILPTPMLLTPTEVMDDYFNGRRKPMMANFYQMQRKRLGVLIDDQGAPVGGRWSFDADNRKKLPKGISVPDEPSLDLPVDHLSAQQWLDTFLENRLAGFGTYEDAISSQHRVMWHSVLTPMLNLGLLTPQQVLNRTLEAANASEIPMNSLEGFLRQIIGWREFMAAMYLRHGVTMRNSNFWKFEDRPIPDAFYQGTTGIPPIDDAIKRALNTGYCHHIERLMLLGNMMLLCGFHPTRIYTWFMELFVDAYDWVMVPNVYGMSQFADGGIFTSKPYLSGSNYVRKMSDYKPGEWCGIWDGLFWSFIHRHGDFFRSQPRLAMMARNLDRMSPEVLDTHYMNAQQFLNSLS; encoded by the coding sequence ATGGACATCACCCTTGTTTTCCCCCATCAGCTGTTTGAACACCATCCCGGCATTCGTGCCAACAGAAGCATTGCCCTGATTGCTGACGGCTTGATCCTTGGAGGTGACCCTCAGTGGCCACTCACCATCCATCCACGCAAGCTCGAATTGCATCAACAATCGATGCTGGCGTATCAGAAGCGCCTTGAATCCAAAGGCCATAGCGTTCTTACCCTGACGCCAAACAAACAGCAACAGACGTCAGATCTGCTGAATCAACTGATCGACTCTGGATATCAAACGTTTTACCTCGCTGATCCCGTCGACGATCTTTTAACCAAGAGAGTCAGAAAGACCCTGCAACAGCGAAGTTGCGTCGTAGAAATTTTGCCCACTCCGATGTTGCTCACACCAACTGAAGTGATGGATGACTATTTCAATGGCCGGCGCAAGCCAATGATGGCCAATTTCTACCAAATGCAGCGCAAACGCCTGGGAGTTTTGATCGATGATCAGGGGGCTCCTGTGGGTGGTCGTTGGAGTTTTGACGCAGACAACCGTAAAAAACTTCCCAAGGGCATCAGTGTTCCTGACGAACCATCACTTGATTTGCCCGTTGATCACTTGTCGGCACAACAATGGTTGGACACTTTTCTTGAAAACAGACTGGCTGGTTTTGGCACCTACGAGGATGCGATCAGCTCCCAGCACCGTGTGATGTGGCATAGCGTTTTAACACCCATGCTGAATCTGGGACTTCTCACTCCCCAACAGGTTTTAAACCGAACGCTCGAAGCAGCAAACGCGAGTGAGATCCCTATGAATTCTTTGGAGGGTTTTCTGAGACAAATTATTGGTTGGCGTGAATTCATGGCCGCCATGTATTTGCGTCACGGAGTAACGATGCGAAACAGCAATTTTTGGAAGTTTGAGGATCGTCCCATCCCAGATGCTTTTTACCAAGGAACGACAGGAATTCCGCCCATTGATGATGCTATTAAACGTGCTCTCAATACTGGTTATTGTCATCACATTGAGCGATTAATGTTACTTGGAAACATGATGCTTCTTTGCGGCTTCCACCCCACCCGAATCTACACCTGGTTCATGGAACTTTTTGTGGATGCCTACGATTGGGTAATGGTCCCGAATGTTTATGGAATGAGTCAGTTTGCTGACGGTGGAATCTTTACGAGTAAGCCATATTTATCAGGATCGAATTATGTGCGCAAAATGTCTGACTACAAACCTGGAGAGTGGTGTGGCATTTGGGATGGCTTGTTCTGGAGCTTTATTCATCGTCATGGAGACTTTTTTCGTTCGCAACCACGGCTGGCGATGATGGCTCGGAATCTTGATCGCATGTCTCCAGAGGTCTTAGACACGCATTACATGAACGCACAACAGTTTCTTAACTCGCTCAGCTAA
- the uvrC gene encoding excinuclease ABC subunit UvrC, with the protein MQRPLLEQPERLEQRLKEIPPEPGCYLMRDADDRLLYVGKSKTLRSRVRSYFRSSHDLSPRIRLMVRQICEIEFIVTDSEAEALALESNLIKNQQPHFNVLLKDDKKYPYLCITWSEPYPRIFITRRRRFRSPLDRFYGPYVDVGLLRRTLFLVKRVFPLRQRPRPLYPNRTCLNYSIGRCPGVCQEKVSSEDYHQILRKVAMVFQGRSDELRQLLNQQMERYAERLDFESAAGIRDQLQGIDQLTADQKMSLPDASVSRDVLAVAQDEHFAAIQLFQMRAGKLVGRLGFAADATDLQAGLILQRVIEEHYSQVDAVEIPPEVLVQHPLPQQPLIAEWLSEQRERKVQVLHPQRRQKADLIDLVMRNAEFELGRARQSQEQQALANEDLAQLLELATPPRRIEGYDISHIQGSDAVASQVVFIDGLPAKQHYRRYKIQSSSIQAGHSDDFMAMAEIMRRRFRKWARVKAEGADLVQIRRQSSSSLNMDGLHDWPDVVMIDGGKGQLSAVMEALRELDLHEDLVVCSLAKQREEVFLPEAKQPLESEPDQLGVALLRRLRDEAHRFAVTFHRQQRGQRMKRSRLSDIPGLGPKRVRDLLAHFQSIDAIQLASVDQLHQAPGVGLSLAKQIRAYFHPQDLDDNNVVMAGEDTA; encoded by the coding sequence ATGCAGCGTCCTTTGCTTGAGCAACCGGAGCGCCTGGAACAGCGCCTGAAAGAGATTCCCCCTGAGCCGGGCTGTTATCTCATGCGCGATGCCGACGACCGCTTGCTGTACGTCGGAAAATCAAAAACCTTGCGCAGCAGGGTTCGAAGCTACTTTCGCAGCAGCCATGACCTGAGCCCACGCATTCGCTTGATGGTGCGTCAGATCTGCGAAATCGAATTCATCGTGACTGACAGCGAGGCAGAAGCGCTCGCTCTGGAATCGAATCTCATCAAAAACCAGCAACCGCATTTCAATGTGTTGCTTAAAGATGATAAAAAATATCCCTATCTCTGCATTACCTGGAGCGAACCCTACCCCCGAATTTTCATCACTCGACGTCGAAGATTTCGAAGTCCACTGGATCGTTTTTACGGACCCTATGTAGATGTGGGATTACTACGAAGAACCCTCTTTCTTGTGAAACGTGTGTTTCCTCTACGCCAACGTCCACGACCTCTCTATCCAAACCGTACCTGCCTCAATTATTCCATTGGACGTTGTCCAGGTGTTTGCCAGGAAAAGGTTAGTTCGGAGGATTATCACCAGATTTTACGCAAAGTTGCGATGGTGTTTCAAGGGCGGAGCGATGAGCTCAGGCAACTCCTCAACCAGCAGATGGAGCGATACGCCGAGAGACTTGATTTTGAATCTGCTGCTGGAATACGCGATCAACTTCAAGGCATTGATCAATTAACGGCAGATCAAAAAATGAGCTTGCCGGATGCATCCGTGAGCAGAGATGTTCTTGCTGTTGCTCAAGATGAGCACTTTGCCGCGATTCAGTTGTTCCAGATGCGAGCTGGAAAACTCGTGGGAAGGCTTGGCTTTGCAGCAGACGCAACAGACCTGCAGGCAGGATTAATTCTTCAGCGGGTGATTGAAGAGCACTACAGCCAGGTTGATGCTGTTGAAATTCCTCCAGAAGTCTTAGTGCAACATCCGCTTCCTCAACAGCCTTTGATTGCCGAATGGCTCAGCGAGCAAAGAGAGCGCAAAGTTCAGGTGTTGCATCCCCAACGGCGCCAAAAAGCTGATCTCATTGATTTGGTCATGCGTAATGCTGAATTTGAACTAGGCCGTGCTCGCCAAAGCCAAGAACAACAAGCTTTAGCGAATGAAGATCTCGCTCAACTTCTTGAATTAGCCACACCTCCAAGGCGAATCGAGGGTTATGACATCAGTCATATTCAAGGCAGTGATGCTGTTGCCTCCCAGGTGGTTTTTATAGACGGGCTTCCTGCTAAGCAGCATTACCGCCGTTACAAGATCCAAAGCAGCAGCATTCAGGCCGGTCATAGCGATGACTTCATGGCCATGGCAGAAATTATGCGCAGGCGCTTTCGCAAGTGGGCCCGCGTGAAAGCGGAGGGTGCTGACCTGGTTCAAATCAGGCGTCAATCCAGCAGCAGTCTGAACATGGACGGACTGCATGACTGGCCCGATGTCGTGATGATTGACGGAGGTAAAGGTCAACTATCAGCCGTGATGGAAGCTTTGCGCGAATTGGATTTGCATGAGGATCTTGTGGTGTGTTCCTTGGCCAAACAACGAGAAGAGGTTTTCCTCCCAGAAGCCAAGCAACCCCTTGAAAGCGAGCCCGATCAACTCGGGGTGGCCTTGTTGCGACGTTTGCGTGACGAGGCGCATCGCTTTGCGGTGACCTTCCATCGACAGCAACGGGGCCAGCGGATGAAACGCTCACGCCTCTCCGATATTCCTGGACTAGGCCCAAAACGCGTACGAGATCTTCTGGCCCACTTTCAATCGATTGATGCCATTCAGCTCGCAAGCGTGGATCAGCTCCATCAAGCCCCCGGGGTGGGACTCTCGCTGGCCAAACAGATCCGCGCCTATTTTCATCCTCAAGACTTGGATGACAACAACGTGGTGATGGCAGGCGAGGACACGGCATGA
- the coaD gene encoding pantetheine-phosphate adenylyltransferase encodes MRALYPGSFDPLTLGHLDLIERGCSLFGEVVVAVLQNPGKSPAFSLEQRLEQITQATSHLQGVTVTSFNGLTVTCARDHQAQLILRGLRAMSDFEYELQIAHTNRSLDSEFETIFLSTAAHYSFLSSSVVKEVARFGGRVEHMVPPVVAEDLKRFFNSAL; translated from the coding sequence ATGCGCGCTCTCTACCCGGGCAGTTTTGATCCTCTCACTCTTGGACATCTCGATTTAATCGAACGTGGATGTTCTCTATTCGGAGAAGTGGTTGTCGCCGTTCTCCAGAACCCAGGGAAGTCCCCCGCTTTCAGCCTTGAGCAGCGGCTGGAGCAAATCACCCAGGCCACCTCTCATCTGCAGGGGGTCACGGTGACCAGCTTTAACGGCCTGACGGTGACCTGTGCTCGCGACCATCAGGCCCAGTTGATTTTGCGCGGCTTACGAGCGATGAGTGATTTCGAATACGAGCTCCAGATCGCTCATACGAACCGATCTTTGGATTCTGAATTTGAAACCATTTTCCTCAGTACCGCTGCCCACTACAGCTTTCTGAGCAGTTCAGTTGTGAAGGAGGTAGCTCGATTTGGCGGTCGTGTTGAACACATGGTCCCTCCGGTGGTGGCGGAGGACCTCAAGAGGTTCTTTAATTCGGCTTTATAA
- the dacB gene encoding D-alanyl-D-alanine carboxypeptidase/D-alanyl-D-alanine-endopeptidase — protein MKAALLLLTLAATTTASMPGRAEPFLLTPPAPPSDQPLPDLQQRGRSCEPLQQALNRLIAPVARAWSVSVVNSNGDLLGDVNGAMARIPASNQKLISTAFALDQLGPDFRLRTQLVQRADGTLELKGQGDPDLGIAGLQRFAMAAMGQGGARGASAGPVNLMVREEPRQNWWPNDWHPADRAYAYGAPITRLALTSNALGGAVSDPYRRLETLFKKEVKRRGGSVQVQQARPITNTQQTQQTQQSDDQIVLHEETSAPMHALLSLANTESHNFTAEVLLRQAADQWDVRAASASAHRWMQQQGIPVRGLRVADGSGLSRNNRVSSQTIAALLMRMDQHPYAAYYQASMAIAGQRGTLRNYFIGSPIQGKFWGKTGTISGVRSISGILQTSDGPRYVSMISNGASRPNATIGQILRIVYNLSPCPSSI, from the coding sequence ATGAAAGCAGCCCTCCTTCTCCTAACGCTGGCGGCAACAACTACAGCATCGATGCCTGGTCGTGCGGAGCCTTTTTTACTAACCCCTCCAGCACCGCCCTCCGACCAACCTCTTCCTGATCTTCAACAACGGGGTCGTTCATGTGAACCCCTACAGCAAGCTTTGAATCGCTTGATCGCTCCCGTTGCCAGGGCTTGGAGCGTGTCAGTGGTCAACAGCAATGGTGATCTGTTGGGTGATGTGAATGGCGCGATGGCACGTATTCCAGCCTCCAACCAAAAACTCATCAGCACGGCCTTCGCTCTCGACCAATTAGGTCCAGATTTCCGCTTGCGAACACAGTTAGTGCAACGTGCTGATGGAACCCTTGAGCTCAAGGGTCAAGGTGATCCTGATCTAGGAATTGCCGGTTTACAGCGTTTTGCCATGGCCGCTATGGGCCAGGGAGGAGCGCGGGGAGCCTCTGCCGGGCCCGTGAACTTGATGGTGCGAGAGGAACCTCGTCAAAATTGGTGGCCAAACGATTGGCACCCTGCAGATCGCGCCTATGCCTATGGAGCCCCAATTACTCGGCTGGCCCTAACCAGTAATGCGTTGGGAGGTGCCGTGAGCGATCCCTACAGGCGGTTAGAGACGCTGTTCAAAAAAGAAGTGAAGCGTCGCGGCGGATCCGTCCAAGTGCAACAAGCTCGACCCATCACCAACACTCAACAGACTCAACAGACTCAACAAAGCGATGATCAGATCGTGCTGCATGAGGAGACTTCTGCTCCGATGCATGCTCTGCTCAGCCTTGCCAACACCGAAAGTCACAACTTCACGGCAGAAGTGTTGCTGAGACAAGCAGCTGACCAATGGGATGTCCGCGCTGCATCGGCGTCCGCACATCGTTGGATGCAACAACAAGGAATCCCCGTGAGGGGGCTCAGGGTTGCAGACGGCAGTGGTCTCTCGCGCAACAACCGTGTGTCGAGTCAGACCATCGCAGCGTTGCTGATGCGGATGGATCAACATCCTTACGCCGCCTACTACCAAGCTTCGATGGCGATTGCTGGACAGCGCGGAACGCTGCGCAATTACTTCATCGGCTCACCGATCCAAGGCAAGTTTTGGGGGAAAACAGGAACCATCAGTGGGGTGCGCTCGATTTCTGGAATCCTCCAAACCAGCGATGGCCCTAGGTATGTGAGCATGATCTCGAATGGTGCTAGCCGACCGAATGCAACGATCGGCCAGATTTTGAGGATCGTTTACAACCTCAGCCCGTGCCCTTCATCGATCTGA
- a CDS encoding DUF4330 domain-containing protein, whose translation MDLGNRLRGFSALDATAGLIALGALGGVLWSPKLTNALAKANGSVKSVQVMVDVRRVSAADPEALVQDALASGRTSIIIRNQPAGSVKLIRVDDINRVLVQVQPDGSVVTAPDPNRASVNDLNARFVLEGDATVSKSGVVLAGTKLKVGTPVELEGALYRLNGTVSGVKVQ comes from the coding sequence ATGGATTTAGGAAACCGATTACGAGGGTTCTCAGCTCTTGATGCCACTGCTGGACTGATTGCCCTAGGGGCCCTTGGTGGTGTTCTTTGGAGTCCCAAGCTCACCAACGCGTTAGCCAAAGCAAACGGGTCAGTGAAATCCGTGCAGGTGATGGTTGACGTCCGTCGTGTGAGTGCTGCAGACCCTGAAGCCTTGGTCCAGGACGCCCTTGCCTCTGGAAGGACGAGCATCATTATTCGGAATCAGCCCGCCGGAAGCGTCAAGTTGATTCGCGTGGACGACATCAACCGAGTGCTGGTACAGGTACAACCTGATGGATCCGTCGTGACAGCACCCGATCCCAACCGGGCAAGCGTTAACGATCTGAATGCTCGCTTTGTGTTGGAAGGCGATGCAACAGTTTCAAAATCTGGCGTGGTTCTCGCCGGTACCAAGTTGAAAGTCGGCACACCCGTGGAACTTGAAGGTGCTCTTTACCGCCTGAATGGGACCGTTAGCGGCGTCAAGGTGCAATGA